Part of the Halorhabdus utahensis DSM 12940 genome, AGCAAGCAGGGTGTCGGCGACGCCCGCTTCTACCACGGCGGTCTCCTTCCACAGGAGTTCGTACTCGACTTCATCAGCATCACGCAAGGGTGAATTCAGCTCATGACTCTGAAATCCGATGTTCACGACGATGTGAAGTCTGCTTGCAGAGACTACATATCCTCGATAAAACAAGGTGAAGACGAGATACCTACCGACACAGTCTTCAAACTGACCGGGTCTGGAGTGAGATTCAGAGAAACTACAGAAATTAACCGCCCTTCACTTGCGCTGAGGCGAAATCCGGGAGAACACTATTCTGGTGAATTTGAGTCTATTGCTGAACATATTGCTGATGAGCTCCCGTTTGAGATGGTTCCAGAAGTCGATATAGACGGGGAAGGGAATCAATTCGTCGTCAATGAGGAGTTATCGGGGAAAATAGAGGATAGTCTAAGGGGCTTCGCCGGACTTGTCTTGGATTACGCTAGCAGCTTTGATTTCGATGATGCAGCCTTTGAGGCTGCTTACGATCGCCAGTTTGAACCAGATTATGCAGATCGAGAGAAGTATGAAATTCTTGTCCCGCTACGAGGCGGTAGAGCAGGATCGGATATAACTCTCGGGACAGGGCTTCAATTCGATAGCCAATTCGATGGCCCATATAATTTTTCTAACATAGAAATAACGGATGTCTCTGATGCTGAGTGGAACGGAATAGCGACATTCGATGCTCCTTTTGATGCGCCAACCAACACTCAACTCCCGGAACCCACTCAAGACTACTCTTACTCGAATGTACTGCGAGTAACTATCAAAAGAAGGCGCAAGAACGTCCGAGAATATATTCTGAATAATCGAGGAGGGGATCCTAGTAAACTCGATGCTGAATCCGTCTCCGTACTAACGGTGGACAACCTTTCATCCAAGATTCACGATCATCTGATGAGGGAATTAGTGGATACTCTCGAAAGAACCCTTCACCACTACAAACCACGCTGTGACCCCGGGTTTGGAACGGGATATATACTGTCTCCGAGTTGGCTGGCATACCGTGGGATTGCTGTAGATATTGTTGATGAAGTAAATGTCGAGCGGGAGGCGGGGCACGGAGAAATAGTACTCGATGACGGTCAAAAAGGGTTCAGCGCGTTTTGGGACAGATATTCCTCTTACTTTACTGGTCAGGATTCTCACTACGACAAGCCCCTTGTGAGATTTGAAGAGATGTTCCATAAGCGGAGAGACGAAGATGCAATCCTTGATTGTTTGATCGCTTTAGAAGGTACGCTTCTAAGAGGGACACAAGGATCTTCCTACACATTCCGGATCGGGCTACGTGGGAGTTTCCTACTTGACGGGTCGAATCGATTATCGTGGAACCGTGAGAAAATTAGGGATTTTCTTTCGGGGCTCTATGCCGTTCGAGGAGAGATTGTACATCAAGATAGATCGCTCGCGGATGCAATTGACGAGGTCAATAACAGTGAACTCGACAATTATAGCGCCTCCGCTCTTGCTGAAGAGGCTCGTGTGGTTTTTGCCAAAATTCTACTTCGATATATCGACCATGACATCGACCACGGGTTATCGATTAATGAGGTGAATCAAGATTTGGATCAGGCCGCACTTGACGCATCTTACTCACCGGGGCCATGATACCAAACCACGGCGACGGATGTGATTTAGCACCCACCATGGGAGTAGGATCACCTATGACAAATAACATTCAAGATGTCGTGTTACATTTTAATCGAGGAATCACTCGATGACGGACACGACATTCTCTTCCGGCCAACAAGTGATTCTCAACGGCACGTCCGCGGAGGTCATCCAGACGCGGACAGTTGGTGACATCGAGTATCTTCGAGCATACATCGACGGCGAGGGCGTCAAGACGGTCTGTCTGGACGACGTCGATATCCAGCCACACCAAACCGGGCTGGAGACCCTCTCCGGGCAGCAACTCGATGATCTTCATCCGGATCACGAGGCCGTATCTGCCCAGTGGTTCGACCTCCACACGCAGGCGACGAAGCTGAAGCTCGCCCACGAGCAGGGACAGTTGCTGAGCATTTCCAACTCGCTCGTCCGGCTGGAACCCTACCAGCTGGCGTGCGTCAATTGGGTGATGCAGAAACTCCGACAGCGTGCGCTCATCGGGGACGACGTCGGTCTCGGGAAGACCATCGAGGCGGGGCTCATCCTCAAAGAATTGAGTGCCCGAAACCGGGCCGACCGCGTCCTCTTCGTCGTCCCTGCCCACCTCCAGAAGAAGTGGATCCGGGATATGGATCGCTTCTTCGACGTGGATCTCACCGTCGCTGACCGGGCGTGGGTCGAAGGCGAGCGTCGGCGTCTCGGAGAGGAGGCCAATATCTGGAATCAAGACCAGCAGCAACTCGTCACCAGTATGGCCTTCCTGCGGCAAGAGGAGTTCCGGTCGGCGCTCCGAGACGCGTTCTGGGATGTCGTCGTGGTCGACGAGGCCCACAAGGCCGCGAAGCGGGGCGACTCCCCGAGCAAGACGGCGAACATGGTCGAGACTGTTGCGGGCAACTCCGACTCACTCCTCCTCCTCAGTGCGACGCCTCACGACGGGAAGGGAGAGGCATTCCGGTCGCTCGTCGAGTACATCGACCCCTTCCTCGTCGCCGAGAACCGCGAGCTCTCGCAGGAGACAGTCGACCGTGTGATGATCCGACGCGGCAAGACGGACATCTACGACGACGACGGCGAGCGCATCTTCCCCGACCGGGAGGTCAACTCTGTCTCCGTCTCGATGACCCACGACGAACGGCAGTTCTACCGCGCCGTCACGGACTACGTCAAGAACGTCTACAATCGCTCTGAGAAGCTGAACGAGCCCGCGGTCGGGTTCGCGATGGCGCTCATGCAGAAGCGGCTGGTCAGCAGCGTCGGCGCGATTCACGCCACGCTCCGCCGGCGGCTGAACGATTTGCTCGATGAACAGACGGCGACGGACGAACTCTCCGAGGAGGCCGAGGCCTACCTCGACGGCGAGGATCTGGACGAGGACGACAAGCAGCGAGCGGAAGACGAGATTGCCGGGCTGACCGTCGCCAGCAACGATGAACAACTCCAAGAGGAGATCGACACGCTCCGCGATCTCGTCTCACTCGCCGAAGACCTGCCCGTCGACTCGAAGGCCCAGAAGGTACGGCGGTTCATCAGCCAACTCCTCGAAGAGCAACCAGACGAGAAGCTCCTGCTGTTCACCGAGTACCGGGATACGCTCGACTACCTCCTCGACTTCGTACAGGACGAGCCGTGGGCCGAAGAGATTCTGGTCATCCACGGTGACGTCGACAAAGAGGAGCGGGCCCGCATCGAAGACGAGTTCAATCACGGCCAGTCGCGACTGCTGTTCGCGACCGACGCGGCGAGCGAGGGGATCGACCTCCAGCATAGCTGCCACATTATGGCGAACTACGAGTTGCCGTGGAATCCCAACCGGCTCGAACAGCGCATCGGCCGGATCCACCGCTACGGGCAGGACAGGGAGGTCAAGGTCTGGAACTTCCTCTTTGATGACACTCGTGAGAGTGAAATCTTCGAGATGCTCCAGACCAAAGTCGAAGAGATTCGCTCGAAGCTCGGCAACACGGCGGACGTGCTCGGAATCCTCGACGACATCGACGTGGACTCGCTCATTATGGAGTCCATCCAGAACGACGAGCCGCCGAGCGCAACCAAGGAGGAACTCGAGGACCTGATCGAGGAGCGCCAGCGCACGCTCGAAGAGTGGTACGAACGGAGTCTCGTCGACACCAGCACGTTCGACGCGGAGAGCCGCCGGCAGATACAGGAGGTCGTCGACGAGTCCGAAGACGTCTACGGGAGTGCCGGTGACATTCGGGAGTTCTTCGAGCAGGCAGTCGAGGCCTTCGGCGGCGAGTTCGAGAAGCGCGGCACCAATCTCTATCAGGCCGAATTACCCGAGGACATCCGACCCCCGGATGAGGATGCGACCTTCGGCCCGTTCACGTTCGACCGCGAATTTGCGATGGAGCACGAGGAAATCACGTTCGTAGCGCCCGACACGGACGTCCTCCAGCGACTCATGGCACGCGTGCTGGAGTTCGATCGGGGAGATGTCGGCCTCAAACTCCTCCCGTTCGTCGACACGCCGGGAGTTACCTACAATTATCGCGTAGCGTTCGAGGATGGCACCGGAGAGGCAATCCGGGAGGAGACAATCCCCGTCTTCGTCGACGCGGAGCAACGGGATGCCCAACAAGGGCTCGGTGAGCGCGTCGTCGAGGGCGAGACGGTGTCTGCGAAACCAGGGGTGGATGACATCCGGACAGTAGTGGACGCCGAAGACGAACTTCGTGAAGCCGCCGACCGCTATGTGAGTGCTCGGGTGAACGAGATCAAGTCCGACCTCAGTTCCAAACGCCACGAAGAGACTGCCCGGGAACTCGAAAACCTCAACGAGTACGCACAGTCCGAACGCGAGCGCATCGAGTCCTTTATCGAGGAGTACGAACGCAAGTCCGAGGCCGGCTCGGATATGGACATCGCGATCCGGGGCCAGCGTGAGCGTCTCGAAAAACTCGAAGAGCGAATCGAGACGCGTCGCCAAGAGCTGAAACGTCGGGAGCAGGTCATCTCGCTGGCGCCCGAGGTCGAGAACTACTGTTTGACACTACCACTCTGACAACTAAATCATAGACGCACCTATCGAATAGTAGGATTCTCTCCCTGATCGCTCCTATTTGATTCTCGTTCGATTTTAACCAGATCCGAGAGAGATTCCATCGAGAGTGGATCGATGGCTACGACAGTACCTTTACCAGAATAAAAGAGACTCGGTTCAATCTCTCGATCGGGATACAGCTGTCGGACGACATGATAGTAGACGCTTAGCTGTTTGCGATACTCGGTTTCGGCGTCCCGGGTACGGTCGGTCTTGTAGTCGACGATCTCGACACGATCGCCAGTCACGTGAAGCAAGTCGATCACGCCGGAGATAGTCACTTCCTGCTCGCCGACCGACACCGGCAGGTACGCGTCCTCTTCGACGTGCAGCTCTCCCTCCAGCTCATCGATGAAGTCTCGAACTCGCCGTTCGTCATCACTCGCAGGCTCGACAGCCTCGCCGTCGGCATACTGTTCGGCGAACTCGTGAACTCGATTCCCGAACTCGATCCCACGACCGTCGTCGCGATCCTCGAACACGCGATCGTCCATCAGTGCGTGTGGTGACTGGCCAGCCGGCACGTCGGGCTCCGGGATCGACACCTGCAATCGCGTCTGTTCGGTCCGATCGATCCTGGACTCTTCAAGGTCCGGCTCGACGGATTCGGGTTCCAGCGGCAAATTCTCGAACAGCGGACTCGGCTCCGCGCCCGCCGAAAAGAGCAGGTGATCCTGCGCTCGCGTCATCGCGACGTAGAGCAGACGGCGCTCCTCGTCGTAGTCACGACCCAGACACGCCGACAGCACGCGATACCGCCAGTTGTCGTAGAGGTGGGGCTGACCGTGGGCTGTCGAAGACAGTTTCGTCTGGCGCAGGCCGATCGGATCCTCGAAGCGAATCCGATCGTCGCCGCCGCCCGCTGGCGGGAAACTGTACCGGTTGATATTCGCGACGATCACGATCGGGTGTTCCAGCCCCTTGGCCGCGTGGATCGTCTGGACGGTGATCGAGTCCCCGCCCGGGTTGTCGTCGATCTCGTGGGTCGCCTCAGCGTCCAGACTCCGCTCGATGAAGCGGATCATCCCGCCGAGATTCCGCGTCGTCCCGTCCGAGACATCCTGCAGGAGGGCGACGAGCGAACTCGCGTAGGCGTCCTCAAATCCGTAGCGCTCGAAGACCTGCCGGGCGATCGCACCGATCGACTCCATCGCCGCGAGTCGGTCGCGAAACGCGTCCATCGCGTCGGGATACGTGTGCTCGTCGAGAATCTGCTCGACCTCTGCGAGCGTGTAGCCCGCCCGTTCGAGGACGACCGCCCAGCCACGTCGCGAGTCCTCGTCGGCGAGAATCCGGAGCCATGCAAGCAGCAGGATCGCCTGATCGGTCTCGAAGAGCTTCACGCCGCCCTCGTAGGCGACCGGGACGCCGAACTCGTCGGCCGTGGTCTGTAACTCCCGCCCGAAGCGTCGCGTTCGGGTGAGGACCGCGATGTCGTCGTAGCGTGGCGTGCGAAGGTCGCCGTTCTCGTCAACCGCGTAGTCGTCGTTGCCGACGATCGTCTCGATCCGATCGAGGATCGCCTCGTGTTCGCTCGCACTCGTGAACGCCGCGATCGTCGAGTGGTCCCGATCGGTCGCCGCCTCGAGGCCGTCGATATCCTCGACGGTTCGGTCGACCGACTCGCTACCCGTCGCGGGCACCGTCAGGGCGTGCCGCGAGAGGTCCAGAATCGACTGCGTCGAGCGGTAGTTCCGCCGCAATGGGATCGTGGTTACCTCCTCGATGGGGAAGGCGACGCGTTCGTGCTCGCCGTTGAGTTCGCGTTTGTACGCCCGGAGTCGTCGTTCGAACGAGCGAATGTTCTCGACGGCGGCGTACTGAAACCCGTAGATCGACTGTTTCCAGTCGCCAACGACACAGAGGTTGTCGGTCCCGGCGAGCAAGAGTGTGAGCTTGAACTGGATCTCGCTGGTGTCCTGGAACTCGTCGACCATCACCTGCTCGAAGGCGATCGACTCCCGGAGCGCGTGATCCTCACACAATTGGACGAAAGCGAATAGCTGGAGGAAGCTGAAGTTGAGGTAGTTCCGCCGGACCGCGAACTGGATATACTCGACGTACACGTCGTGGATGAACTCCGTCAGCGCCTCGCGGTCCTCCACGAACGCTTCCTCCGCCCACCGGTCGTCGATCGAGGGATAGCCCTCTCGCAACTCGTCCTCGCTGGGGGCGTCCGGGAGGAAGCAGCGATCGCGCTCGAACCCGCTCAGGGAGGTGCGAAGGTTCGACTGTGTGGCTCCGTTCGCTCCCTCGTTTGGTGCGTTCGCCTCGGCAAACAACTCCTCGAAGGCCCCGAAATCGCCGTCCAGAGCGGCCGCACCATCGCGATACCACCCGTCAACAGTGGGGAAGACGCCCTTCGCGGCGAGTTCCCTGATCAACTCGAGCAGGGCGGTCGGATCGTTGAGCACCCGGAACACGGCCTCGTGTTCGGGATGGGCGTCGACGAACTGCGAGAGGAAGGTCCGAAAGCGATCGGCCTCGATGACCTCGTTTTCGAGCAGCTGCGTCGATTGGGTGATCTGGTCGTCGATGCCGAGGTACGAGGGCGCGTCGGCCCCGTATTCGAGGAGCAGGTCGTGACAGAAGCTGTGGAACGTGCTGATCGGTGCGTCCCGGAGCGCAGACATCGAGTAGTCACACCGCGCGACGACGCGCTCTTTCATCTCGGTGGCGGCGTTGTTCGTGAACGTGACCAGCAGCACGTCGTCAGGCTCGTACCCCTCACTCAGTAGGTTCGCATACCGACGCGTGATCGCGAACGTCTTGCCCGTCCCCGCGCCGGCGTCGACGACGTGAATCCCCTCGATCGCCTCAATCAATTCGCGCTGCCGGGCGTTCGGCGTGGGCTCAGTCATCGAAACCACCGCCCTCTGTCAGCAGCAGGTCACGATGGGTCACGCGATCCAGGTTAGGATCGCCGACCGGGAACGACGACTCTCGATACTCGTTGATCAGGGCGATCTGCTCGTCGAGGAACGCCTCGAACGCCTCGACATCGTCCCGGAAATAGTTCTCGCCACGCAGGTCGAGCAAAGTTTTGAGCGCGCTCTCGATTCCCGACGTGACATACTTGTACTCGCCGACTCGGTCGCGAGCGTACCTGACGAATGCATCCGCAAACTCGGTATCGAGGAGTATCTCCTTCTCGTCGACGTCGGGAAACGTGTGCGAACCGAGGAACTGGGCATACGCGTCATATCCCAACTTTTCGAGTGTTTTCCGTCGATCGTTGCTCTCCGCGACGCCCTCACAGAGTGCGTCGAACGCCGTCTGTGAGCCGACCCACTCGTCGAACGCCACGGGATAGTAGGTCACGCGGACGAGCGCGTCCTCGACATCGGCGGTTCCAGTAATGGCATCGTCGACCAGGTCAAGGAAGTGATAGAACACGAAATCGATCGGCTCGTCGGGACGAACCCGACGGTGATGGGCGAGATAGAGCATGGCCTGAAAGTCGGGTTTGTCGTGAATCTCCTCGATCGACGAGCGATCCACGACCTGTGACGCGGATTTCGCCGACCCGCTTTTGTAATCGAGAAGTTGCGTCGGGGAGTGAATGAGATCCACCTTGCCTCTCCCGCCGAGTTCCGGATTTTCGAACCACTGCTCGGTGATCGGTGAATCGATCGGGTGATCGAAATAGTTGGCGACGAGATTCCCAAAGGGCAACACCTCGTACTCGCTGTAGTCACGCTCGACCGGTGGATTCTCGTCGATGAATCGCTCGATCAGGTCAAGCCCCACGTCGAATTCCGTTTCGAGGACGTCACGATCCACCTGATCGACGAACGGCCGGAGTTCGTCGAGAAAGAGATCGACGAGTTCAGCTCGATCCGCATCGGCGACTACGTCCGGGTGGTT contains:
- a CDS encoding helicase-related protein codes for the protein MTDTTFSSGQQVILNGTSAEVIQTRTVGDIEYLRAYIDGEGVKTVCLDDVDIQPHQTGLETLSGQQLDDLHPDHEAVSAQWFDLHTQATKLKLAHEQGQLLSISNSLVRLEPYQLACVNWVMQKLRQRALIGDDVGLGKTIEAGLILKELSARNRADRVLFVVPAHLQKKWIRDMDRFFDVDLTVADRAWVEGERRRLGEEANIWNQDQQQLVTSMAFLRQEEFRSALRDAFWDVVVVDEAHKAAKRGDSPSKTANMVETVAGNSDSLLLLSATPHDGKGEAFRSLVEYIDPFLVAENRELSQETVDRVMIRRGKTDIYDDDGERIFPDREVNSVSVSMTHDERQFYRAVTDYVKNVYNRSEKLNEPAVGFAMALMQKRLVSSVGAIHATLRRRLNDLLDEQTATDELSEEAEAYLDGEDLDEDDKQRAEDEIAGLTVASNDEQLQEEIDTLRDLVSLAEDLPVDSKAQKVRRFISQLLEEQPDEKLLLFTEYRDTLDYLLDFVQDEPWAEEILVIHGDVDKEERARIEDEFNHGQSRLLFATDAASEGIDLQHSCHIMANYELPWNPNRLEQRIGRIHRYGQDREVKVWNFLFDDTRESEIFEMLQTKVEEIRSKLGNTADVLGILDDIDVDSLIMESIQNDEPPSATKEELEDLIEERQRTLEEWYERSLVDTSTFDAESRRQIQEVVDESEDVYGSAGDIREFFEQAVEAFGGEFEKRGTNLYQAELPEDIRPPDEDATFGPFTFDREFAMEHEEITFVAPDTDVLQRLMARVLEFDRGDVGLKLLPFVDTPGVTYNYRVAFEDGTGEAIREETIPVFVDAEQRDAQQGLGERVVEGETVSAKPGVDDIRTVVDAEDELREAADRYVSARVNEIKSDLSSKRHEETARELENLNEYAQSERERIESFIEEYERKSEAGSDMDIAIRGQRERLEKLEERIETRRQELKRREQVISLAPEVENYCLTLPL
- a CDS encoding UvrD-helicase domain-containing protein, with product MTEPTPNARQRELIEAIEGIHVVDAGAGTGKTFAITRRYANLLSEGYEPDDVLLVTFTNNAATEMKERVVARCDYSMSALRDAPISTFHSFCHDLLLEYGADAPSYLGIDDQITQSTQLLENEVIEADRFRTFLSQFVDAHPEHEAVFRVLNDPTALLELIRELAAKGVFPTVDGWYRDGAAALDGDFGAFEELFAEANAPNEGANGATQSNLRTSLSGFERDRCFLPDAPSEDELREGYPSIDDRWAEEAFVEDREALTEFIHDVYVEYIQFAVRRNYLNFSFLQLFAFVQLCEDHALRESIAFEQVMVDEFQDTSEIQFKLTLLLAGTDNLCVVGDWKQSIYGFQYAAVENIRSFERRLRAYKRELNGEHERVAFPIEEVTTIPLRRNYRSTQSILDLSRHALTVPATGSESVDRTVEDIDGLEAATDRDHSTIAAFTSASEHEAILDRIETIVGNDDYAVDENGDLRTPRYDDIAVLTRTRRFGRELQTTADEFGVPVAYEGGVKLFETDQAILLLAWLRILADEDSRRGWAVVLERAGYTLAEVEQILDEHTYPDAMDAFRDRLAAMESIGAIARQVFERYGFEDAYASSLVALLQDVSDGTTRNLGGMIRFIERSLDAEATHEIDDNPGGDSITVQTIHAAKGLEHPIVIVANINRYSFPPAGGGDDRIRFEDPIGLRQTKLSSTAHGQPHLYDNWRYRVLSACLGRDYDEERRLLYVAMTRAQDHLLFSAGAEPSPLFENLPLEPESVEPDLEESRIDRTEQTRLQVSIPEPDVPAGQSPHALMDDRVFEDRDDGRGIEFGNRVHEFAEQYADGEAVEPASDDERRVRDFIDELEGELHVEEDAYLPVSVGEQEVTISGVIDLLHVTGDRVEIVDYKTDRTRDAETEYRKQLSVYYHVVRQLYPDREIEPSLFYSGKGTVVAIDPLSMESLSDLVKIERESNRSDQGENPTIR